Part of the Acaryochloris thomasi RCC1774 genome, GCCAGAATAATCTTGAGAAGTTGCATGGTCTTTCACGCTCCTGTTTGTGTGAACAGCATCTATAACCCAGCGTCTGACGTTAGAGCCATTTTGTCCTCTACCTAGAGACAGGCTTCTATTGCCATCTCCCTTCTCTGCAGCCGGAAAAACTCTTCCTCTGTGTAGATGTGTCTTTCTACTGCTCTCTGTTAAATCTGAAGCAGCGGTTCAATCATGAACCTTCTTATTCTGTATCGTTAATGATGAGGAAAAATTATGCTTGGAGTCCTGCTTACTCTACTTGCCACGGCCCTTAGTTTGCTGGTGGTTGACATCATTTTCCCCGGCGTTGATCTGGCGACATTCCCCGCTGCCCTTGCGGGTGCCGCTGTCTTAGGTGGCGTCAACGCTGTTTTGCGACCTGTGCTTTCATTACTGTCTCTCCCCCTAACGATCCTGAGCCTCGGTGCGTTTTCTCTGATTGTGAATGGTCTTTGTTTCTGGTTCGCAGCGCTCTTGGTTCCGGGCTTCAAGGTGAGCGGTATCCTATCGTTCATTGTGGGGCCGATCATTTTGTCGGTAGTGAGCACCTTTTTTAACCAGTATTTGACCGAAAAGTTCCCGCAGTTGATGGGAAATAACACGCCTCTGCTTAAGACAGATGAGTTATCAAAATAGAATGCTTGTCGGCAGAGACATCTATGAGAATAGATTTGCGCTTTGCTAGCCTTGAGTAATCCTACTATTTGAATCACCCAATGGCGCGATCTTCCTGTCTCATTTTCAATCCAGCTGCGGGTCAGGGAGATTCTGAACAGGAGTTGCAGACGATTTGTCAGCTGCTTTCTCCCCATATGGAGCTGGAGGTTCGCTTAACCTCCCCTGATGTAGATGCAGCGCCCTTAGCACGGACCGCCGTCAACCAGAATTTCGATCTGATTATCGCGGCGGGTGGAGATGGAACGGTGTCTGCGGTGGCCGCTGCTCTAATCGGCACCTCCATCTCTTTAGGCGTCATTGGACGGGGAACCGCTAACGCCTTTGCCAATGCTTTAGATATTCCCACTTCTTTGGAAGCTGCCTGCCGCGTGATTACGG contains:
- a CDS encoding phage holin family protein, with translation MLGVLLTLLATALSLLVVDIIFPGVDLATFPAALAGAAVLGGVNAVLRPVLSLLSLPLTILSLGAFSLIVNGLCFWFAALLVPGFKVSGILSFIVGPIILSVVSTFFNQYLTEKFPQLMGNNTPLLKTDELSK